The Acinonyx jubatus isolate Ajub_Pintada_27869175 chromosome A2, VMU_Ajub_asm_v1.0, whole genome shotgun sequence genomic sequence CGTGGGCCTGTACAAGGCCTGGCAGACCTGGTCTGTGTGAGTGTCACAGACCTTGCAGGACTtgcccccctcctttttaaatgtttttatttactttggagggagagaaagagggaggcagaggatccaaagggggcttTAGGCTGCCAgtagagagcctgacgtggggctcaaactcataaaccgtgagatcatgacctgagccaaagttggacacttaaccgactgagccacccaggtgccccaaagcataagttttcttttcttttcttctcttctcttttcaatttatttatttctttatctttgagagagagcacaagtgagtgaggggcagagagagagggagagagagcacagagcctgaagcggggcttgagctcatgaacctcgagatcatgacctgagccgaagttggatgcttaacctactgacccaccAGGCGACCCTCGTAACTTCTCTTAATCATCGTTGTGAAGGTCTCCTTAAGGTTCATAGTAACTGAAATGCCTGTTTTAGTTGATGCGTTTTGCTTGCAGAGATGTCATAATTCTGGTTGAAAATCAGTGTTTAATGCTCAAGCCGTGTGGCCAGAGTGGCTCCTATGTTATCTGAGTCATGGTACTTGAGTTATTTAAATCTGTTGGCATCTGAAGTCATCCATAATCCCAGTTTGGGGCTCTGATGAGGCAGGTGGAGAACAGCACCCCCGGTGGCCTGTGAAAACTTCAAGGGCAAAGATGTGGTGGAATCAATAAGCCACTGATTAGAGCTTCATCCTGTAGAGCATTGCTGCTCGTGGGTGGCCTTCAGGGAATCTGCGACCCTCCTAAaactgaaaactgcaaaatgtgtgtattttactACATAGGGGAGAAGGTTCCCCGCTTTCGTTAGACTCTCAAAGGAATCTACATACAAACCAAGTAAACCTCGCACATCTTTATGGTAAAATAGTAAATTCAGTTTTCTTCTAAAGTGTAGAAGATCATCATGAAATGTAGAATTGTTAGCAAAGGGAGCAAGACCTTTAAACTTGACGATGGTCGATCTCCCAGTTTGGGCCTTGAATGTCCTGCTAGGATTATATGTGTGAATTTATAATTTGGAATGTGCAGGGTCGGTTCCTGTGGCCATGAATTAGCATATGATGTGGTCCCCTGTGGCCTGGGGTCTCTGATGGGTCCTCACTAAGGAGGGGACCTTGATGGGGCCCGTGGACTTGGCTTCAAGATCATTAGGGATATAAGGCCCTTCCCCCAGAAGTTTGCTTCTGTGGAGGGTTTTTGTTCATATCAGCTGGAGTTGAGTGGCAGACAACTTCTACTTGGCCAAAGGATTCACGTGTTTAGAATTAGGACAGAAACTGGTCcaatactctctctctttctcaatcatACTCCCATTTGTCTGACCCTCCTCCACCACTCTACCCTATTACATATATAGAGATttgatatgtattatatatatgtaatggataATTTTCACGGTACACGGTAGGGAAAGTTCTGCCTGCGTCATAAAAAGGAGGACCAGATATCcagttttacagaaataaaataggaaagttTAGCAAAccggtttttttctttaatagagtCCCTTCACAGCCGGAGATCTTCAGTAACCTCCCCGTCAGACATCACTTCTTCATAACTGATGAATTTGGCCTTTAGTTTGGGGAGAGAAGCTTCGTTTCCTCTACCTGCTTGCATTGTCACTGCAGTGTCATCTAGAAAGCTTGGGTCACTTTGACGCACATGTCCGGCACCCCAGGAAGACCTCTACCTTGCTGTGTGCCATTACtatctctctctggccttccctctCCTTGTATTTGACAGGCTGGCAATCATCTTAGGCTCATAACCAGGCAGGACCGAACAGCGTCTGCCTGCATAGTCTTGCTTTTCAGAAAGCATTTGCACCGTCCGCCAAGAGTATGGCCTCGTGacatccccttccccacccaaacCTTAGGCAGCAGTATTAGTATCGATGTGCCATACTGGTCGAGTGCTCCTGGTCTCCATTAAAGGACATGGGAATTACCTGCGTTGTTAACCTGGGCCATGGAAGGTCCCTAAAACTCCCACTTTGGGGGCAAGAAGGGGATTTCGGGCTCTTTCTGAGCCAGACTTGGTCAGACGTGGAGAGTCTCTACCTTGAGGGTGGTCCCAACAGGTGCAGGAGAGGTTGGCACAAATGTCTGTGGTCAAGCAACGTCCAGGGTCTGGGCCTCCCCTGCCACTCAAGTGTTGGGTCACTGGGGACACTGAGGTATGGCTGGATCTGTGGGTGAGAGTGGGGGATCAGACCCCCGAGCCTCTAGAGAGAAGGGACGTGGGGTTTGGTTTCAGGAAGCAGGCCCACCTACCTTGAGGTAAGCAGAGGGGACCAAGGGGACAGTTGGAGGCAGGTGAGAGGGAGCCATCACAGAAGCAGGACAGGATGGAAAAGGACCGGGGCCTAGGAGGGCAGGGAACTCCAAGCTTCAGATAGGCAACCCACGCCTCAGACAGGTGACCCCATGCCTCGGACAGGCAAGCGCATACCTTGGACAGGCGACCTCGTGTCTTGCACAGGCAGGGGCAGCCGGGTCAGTTCCCAAAAGACCCAATTTCAGAGCCCAAGGCAGTCAGGGGAGACCGACCCCCAAGCTGGCTATGGGGTTGCTGAGGCCTGGTGTCTGATCTTCTATCCTGAGCAGCCCAGAGCTGCCTGTTGGCTCCCACCTGCTGTCTAGTCTGGCATCCAGCCACGCTGGAGCAGCCCGACTTCCCTGGGACCCTTCGTTTAGATCCAGCTGGAAACAGAATCATGTAGGATTGAAATGAACTCTGGTTCTCTGTCCTCACTGAGCTCTGCACAGTCCAGCCTGGAGTGGGAAGTGGGATCTTGCAGGAAGACCCCCCCCTCCATCTTCTCTGTAGTGAGTCATCCCCTGGGGCCCCGGGCACAGGGTCCAGAAGAGGGACTCTTGAGCAGGCTGTACACCAGCAGCACAGGCTGTGAACCGCTTTAGCCCAGGGTTGCCGCTCACCTAGACTCTAACGCGAGTGAGGACCGAGCCCCCTGGAGCGGAGCACCTCGTCCCGTCTGCTCCTGACggcagaaaggaaacaaagccGATGGGTAGGAAGAGCCTGATTCAGAGTTAGCCATCATCTTATTTTCCTCCTGACTCGTTACCAAAAAACAGAGggattttctgcttcttcctcttcacAGGGCAATTGGACTTTTTGTCCTGAAAATGGACGTGTTCCTAGCTCCAGGGGAGAgctgagtgttttatttttaaaagcttagacttataaaataatcataacacGGGAGATTTGGGATAGAGGACTCTGGATTGAGTCCAAAGAACAGCCCAGGGCTGGAGGGTACAGGGTGGAGACAGGTGTTCCCACAGTGCCAGAGACCTGCTCCCAAAGGGCGGGGAGGGGATGGTTGTGTGTGGAGGCCAGCTCTGGGCGGTGCGGTTGTGTAAGGACAGCCAGGAAGAGGAGTCTGTGACACTCCCACAAGGGTCGTGTTAGTCAGGGTTctttagagaaacagaaccagcagGGCCTCTCCTGGGATTTCTCAGCTTCTATAATCAGGTGAGCCAATTCCTTCCATATATGATAAGGAAATACATATGTTATGCAATATTATAAGGAGGTAACTCACCCAATTATAGAGGCTAAGAAATCCCAAGATCCATAGTTGGAAGGCTGGAGATCCACTAGGCCAAATTTGGGGCCTCCTCACCAAGGTGCTCGAGGGCATTTGCTGCTCTCTCCCAGCCTGGTGGAGTCTTTTACACACATGTGAGGTGAGGTGTCTCATGTCCCCTTGCCTTGTCCATTCTGTCTCCTGGGGCTCACACCTGCTCCATCCAGATTGTTTCAAGCGCTGAGCCCCAGACACAGATCAGCTAAGGTGGAGGCCGTTATCACAAGAGAGCTAGGTCTGCCCCAGATGTGACGAACGTCAGGgctgtttacacacacacatgcgtgcacacacacacacacactagctgCTCACCATCCAGCATGCATGGGCTGCTGTCTACAGGAACAGATTCCAGGGGTGGAGCTCCCAGCAAGAGAGGGCCTCTGTTTGGACTTGCAGAGAGCAAGCAGCTGATGACTCAGGGAGATGTTTTCCTGCTCTCCTGTGAGTCTCCTTCGACGAGCTTCCATGCGCCCAGGTGGACTGTTTTCTCATCCCTGTTGCAGCTGTACCCATACGCCTGACTGGAAGCCACCTTatgtcccccgcccctccccccagagcCGGGTTTGTCTCTCCTCGGCCCAGGTTAGCTGCAGGTGGATCCTCCACTAAATGAGGCAGAAACAGGACTGCCTGTCACTCCCAGCTGACGGCTAAGGTCTCAGGAACAGAGACAAAGCCAGGGGTGCAGAGTGAGCGTGTGGCTGGAGGAGcttgcctgcttcagattctgtgtctccctctctgtccgcccctccctcgctcatgctctgtctctctctctctctgtctctctctctctctctcaaaaataaataaaacattcaaacaaaTTTATAATATACCCTAAGCCACTGGGGGTGACATCAGCCAAGAACCAGAGACGAACATGCCAGATACTCTTCTGGGGATATGGCAATGATTTCTAGAAGGCCAGAGACAAACATCGAACGACAAAACAAATACGTGAACTTGTTAACCAGAGATAGCCCCGAAGTGCTGGGAAGACAGTTCCCAAGTGAGGGACAGGAGTGCCATTCACTGGCTTGGGTGCCCCTGAGCCTCTGAGCAGGTGGAATGTGGGCTGAAGGGGGACTGTGCCAGGGAGCCGGCCGTGCAGAAACCACCCCTCCTGCTCTCATCTGGGTGTCCACACGCTCTGGAAGGGCTCAGGAAGCCAGAGGAGAGGACATCAGCCAAGAACCTGGCGTGGCCATGTTTGCTTCCTCCCCAGGAGAAGCCAGCCGTGCTTTGGTTTATGCTTTTATAACTCTTGGGCCTGTTCACGTGGGTCAGATACCATCACTCTTCCCGGACCAGTGAACGCCATggtgtgggggcaggaaggagtgACAAGGGTGCCTGCTGAGCCACTCCCTGGAACCAGCCCCTGACCTGGAACTGGACTTAGAGGCCCTGTGCCCAGCCCCTGAGACTGGTAAAGACACTGCTCAGTAACGCAGTTAACAAACGAAGAGATGGTCAAGTTCACCCATAACTAAAGAAATGCAAGTTGAAGTTTCACATTTTTGCCCATCAGATTGATAAAGACTAAGAAAATTGATCATATCAAGTgctggggaggctgtggggaaCGACCCCTCATCCACTGTTTGTTCAGCTTCTTATGAAGAATTTGGGGACTTTCGACACTGTCCATCAAATACAAAACTGTGACCACCCTTTGGCTCAGCAGTTTCATTTTAACGAAGCTATCTGAAGATAACATCGGTTTGATGTTTAAAAACAGTGCATGAGGATGTCACTGAATTATAGCTGTAGCTTTTGCATTGATTTTGCTCAAACAGGACTGCCTGTCCACATGGAAACAACTCGAATGTCCACCAGCAGGAGACtccttaaataaattatgtatggGTATGTATTTAATAGCAATgtcttggaaataaaatatatgcacatataataACAATGTAGGTAAGACAGGCATGGAAAAACATCCAGAAgacaaaatattgaaatgttaATAACCGAGATGTCTTCTGGGGGGCATGAAATTTCTTTCTATAGCatgtatttctgtaatatttaaatttctgtaaaatttaaatttccatcaCAAGCATGTATTGCTGTTATAAgcagaaaaagattttatttatttttaaatgtttatttacttcgaGAGAGCGTGaggagaggccaagagagagggagagagagaatcccaagcaggctcctctctgtcagcgcagaacctgacacagggctcagtctcgtgaactgtgagatcatgacctgagctgaaatcaagagttggacgacGCTTAACCCATGGGTCACCCAAGAGGCCCGTAAATGACCTCCTGATGACAAAGCCCCCATGGCTCTACATTGAAGGCACAACGGAGACTGTTCCAAAGCCTGGGCCTTACCCTAAGGGAGCCCACAGGGCCTAACACAGCTGGTGGCTGAATTGGGGTTTTCTGCTACTTACAGTTAGAGTGGTGAATGCTACATGCTAACTCGAGATTTAAAAAAGGGAGGTAAGGGAAAGATACTCCAGGGTCATATGACATCCACAGATACGGACAAGCAAGCTTTAGGAAGGGCTGGGACCAGAGAAATTCCAGGGACCTGAAGAGGAGTTTGTGGGTCTTCCCTCCAGGGAGCTACCCTCCTGGAGCTCTGACACCTCCCAGCCCTGGCTCTCTCAGATCCGTGCCAAATTCCTGCGAGGGAGAATCCGATTGGCCCAACTGTTAGCTGTGAcgaaggggggggggcacagagaccACCTGCATCCTGGAGAGCCATTGCCACGGGGCGGGCAGCCGCCTGAACGGTGACTTGTTTGCAGTGGCTGCCTGCGGTAAGAAAGTAATAAACTGAGAAGCTCGAAggacagaaatgtattctctcacagaaggacagaaatgtattctctcatagTCGCGGAGGCAAGAAGTTCAAGGTCGAGGCtttggcagggctggttccttctgaggtcTGTGGGAAGAGAATCTGTTCTAGGCCAATCTTCTAGCTTTGGTGGTTTGCCAACAATCTTTGGCCTTCCCTGGCTGGTAGACACCCTGATCCCTGCTTCATGTTCACACgctgttctccctgtgtgtgtttgtgtccaaATCTCCCCTTTTTTATAGAAGGATACCAGTCATACGGGATTAGGGAACCAGCCTAATCCAGAATGACCTCATCACAGTAACCACCCTAATCCCAAATGAGGTCACGTTATGGGGCTCTGGGGACTAAGACTTTCACAAATGAATTTGGGGCGGGACATGCTGGAGAGACCAAATTCAACCCATAGCTTACCTGTGTGGTCAAGGTCCGGAGAAAGATCTGGGCTGGAGGGAGAGCTGGAGAGTCAGTGACCTAATGGAGTGTGAGGAGTCTCTGGAAGCAGATGCAAAACCAGCAGAGTGCAGTGTTAGGAAAGCCACAGATGTGCGGCTTCTGAGAGATACAGCGAGCACTGAAGAAACCTGCAGGCGTTGGTGATGTATGGTGCCCTTGGCAAGGAAAAATTTGGCAGACTCGTGGGAGAAGAAACATTGCAGTGGCTTAGGGAGGGCTTGGGATGTGATGGAATGAGAAAGTGAGTGATAAGGAAAGTTGGTCGCGCAAGGAGGAAATAAAGAGTGTTAGCTGGAGGAAGAGACAGGGTCCTAGGAGGCATTTACAGCCTGCTCACGTTTACCAATGAGGGAAAGAACCAGTAGAAAGGAAGAGATTAAAGGGGAAGAGATCATCTCAGCACCAGCTCCCCTGAATGCGCCAAAGCCGTATACCCACAGGCTAGGGACCCTGCTCAGCGAGTGTTTGTGAAATGAAAGTGTGACTGCAGACAGAATCCAGAAAACAGGTGGGAGGGACTGGCCACGGCCACATCTTCAGTCCCTGCAGCTTCTGCTCATACTTCCTGCGGCCGGTGGTGGCGCCACTGTGGCACTGTTGGTGCCAGTGCCAAGCCCGGTTCAAATTCAAGATGGAATTTAGATGCCCCTGGGTGCCTCTGAGTCAGGAGCCTAGCCCAGTTTAGTGGGCTGTGGCCAGAGGAGCCAGGCCTTGGGGTATCCCCGACAAGGTCACGGGAGCATGGCTAAATGGTAAGCACATTGTGTTTTCCTCACTGACATTGACTCTGAGCCCAAACACCTGGGACATTAGAGATGCTTGATGTTATAAACTATTTGATAATCATCATCCCAGGAAAAGATATGTAAATAGGAAAGCAAAGTCAGGTTGCTCCTCTCTTACCCCAGGTCACTCCAAAAATGGATAAGCAACTAATGTCAGCAGGGACAGTGGCTACTCTGAGAGGGGAAAAAGAGGGGAGAGacctttcctttatattttatatacttctaggctgcctgggtggctcagtcagttgaacactgacttcggctcaggtcatgatctcgcacttcacaagttcgagccccgcatcgggctccgagctctgtgatgacagctcagagcctggagccttcttcagattctgtgtctccctctctccgtctgtcccctgctagtactctgtctgtctttctctcaaaaataaataaaaaacatttacaaaaataaaataatattttacatacatctgcattattttaatttttatagtaatcTCCATCAGCTCTAAAAGAACCTTACAGTATGCCATCTTtgtaaaaatggatttttatttaagaatatgcATACATTCTCTTTCTAGAAAGTAGAAACATTACAGATAAGATTAAAGTCTCTTAGACTGTCTCCCCAAACTATCTACAGCAGCATCTACTATTATCACTTTGGTGCGTATCATttcacatcttttaaaatgtattttcatgcaTGGATATGTCCCCACATTACATATATGGTCTGGATTTTTGAAGGGATTGAACataacatgtattctttttttttaaagttaatttattttgagagattgaggtcgtgagtgggggagaggcagagagagagagagagagagagagagagagagagagagagagaaagagagagagaatcccaagcaggctctgtgctgggccaaatctcatgaaccatgaaatcatgacctgagctaacatcaagagttagacacttaaccttctgagccacccaggagcccctaaacatAACTTTTTCATCTAGCACTTTCTTTCCACTGGACTTTTTCTCTCCATTACTTgtcttctggggtggggggggggtgggcatctGTTCCTAGAATCCCTCTTCcacattctccttccttccctctcccctagGAGTAACAAGTATCTGGTCTTTCCAAATGTTGCTCCTAAAACCAATCCAGTAGAAGCCCTTGGGGTAAGGTTGCcggatttagcaaataaaaatataggaggcagattaaattttaatttcagataatgaataatttttaaatagaaggacACACAGTGCTTGGGGTGCACTTATACTAAAAACCTAActcttatttttctgaaattcagatttaacagAGTGGCTTCTATTTTACCTGTCATTCATTGCTACCTTGGGGCACTTGTTAAAAGTGGCCTCATCACCTTAGGAGATTCAGTAAGTGTGGGTGGAGCCCAGCCCggaatatgtgtatttttaaatggtattcaGATCACTAGCCAGGTTTGGGCACCCCATATTGCACCACACCAGGCTGACTGGGGACCAGGATTCTCTCCCCGTGGAAAATACACATTCATGCTTATACACCCCTCAGTTTTCAACGAGTTAAGCTAGTAGGAGTCAGGCCTTCAGAGTAGCTGTCCCGGGGACTTTTGCTGTGGCGGAGTCCTCTCAGGTGtggtgccccttcccccactacACTGTCAGGACAACCAGCTCTGCTCCTTTTCCTCAGGCCGCCCAACTTCCTTTGCACCTGCTGACCTGAGTCCCGGGCTCTCTCACGGGTTTGGCCAACCGCTCTCAGCCCAAAGCTGTAACCCTCAAAATCAGCGCAATGGCAGAGGGCCGTGGGACTGGGtgcaaagaagagggaggagtcAGGCGTGGCTCTGGGTTCTTCCTTATGTCTCTgttcccagctctgccttctgGGTTACCCCTCCGCTAGGTCCACTGCCCCTCACCATTCCCGGCGCCAGGTGAAGGAGGGTCTGGTAGCCTAAGGGGGCGTGGCCAATAGAATCCTAGCCACAGCCAATCCCAGCGGGGCCCTTGGGGTGGGCGGGGGCACGGGTGAGGGGCGTGGCCTGAAAACAATTGTCCAGGCTGGACCAATCTATACCGGGGAGGTGCCTACCTGGGCCCAGGTGCGCTCCGCTCTTCGTCTGTCGGTGATGAAGCGGGCCCAGGCGGCATCGGAAGGAGACCAGGCCGAGTTCCCAATGGAGCCCCTGGGGAGCCAGGTCGCGGAGCCGGAGCAGCTGCAGGTCCCCGCCGACGAACTACGGCTTGAGGGTCTCGAGAGCAGCCCGAATCTGGTCCGAGCCGTAAAGAAGGCGGCGGGCGCGGGCCAGGACCTCGCCGGCGGGAAGCAGCAGCCCCCGGCCCGCCCGGCGCTCACGCGGCTGCCGCCATCCAGCCTGGGCTACGGCGCCTTCCGCCGCCAGACGTCCGCGGACTCCGAGCCGCCGTCGCCCGGCCCTTCCGTGGCCGAGCGGCCCCAGGCCGGCGAGGCGCCGGGGGCCGAGCTGGTGTCGGGGGAGCAGCTGCCTGGCGCCTGGGCCCCGGTGGAATTGCAGGTGGACGTGCGCGTGAAGTCCGTGGGCGCGGCCGGGAGCAGCCGCGCGCCCTCGCCGGCGCCCTCCACGCGCTTCCTCACCGTGCCGGTGCCCGAGTCCCCGGCCTCCTGCCGCCACGCCTTCCCCACCCACCCGCTCCTGCCGCGGACCCCAGCGCGGCCGGAGCGCGGCCTCGACGCCGAGGGCCGGGCCAGCCCCGCCGACGGGCGCGCGGAGCCCGCGGGCTCTCCCACCACGTGCGGCGGCCGCtgcagggagctggggctggagaAGGAGGACGCGCTGCTGCCCCGCGCCGAGACGGACAGCGACGAGAAGCTGCCCCGGGCCATAGAGATCATGGGTAAGCGCGCGCCCGCCCCGGGGGCCCGCGCGGCCGGGGAGGGGGCGACGCAGCCGGAGCGCTCCCCTTTCCCGGCGCCCCGCCGACCACCCCGCTGCCCCGGCCCCGCCTGGCCTGTCCCGCCGAGCTGGGATCGGTAACGTTCGGGGCTAGTGGTTGTACTTGAGCTGTCTGCGATGAAAGAGTAAAACCACTATTTCCACCACCACTCCGCTGTCCCACCGCAAGAACTTTCTCACTCCCTCTTAGTGTGGAGAAGTAGAGGAGGGAGGAATTCCGGGACAGGGGAGGTCTTCCAGGATCACGTGACGAGGGTGGCAACCCGGATGGGAACACAGGTCCCCGGACTCCCGACTCCTGGCTCCTCTCTCAGGCCCAGCCTCCCTTCTCTTGTCAGGGAACCAGAAGGAGCCTGGAAAAGATATAAACAACCCTGGACTGGGAACTGGGAGGGAGTGGTTGGTGAACCCTGGGGGCATGGGAAAGCTTCCTGGAACTAAGCGTTGAAAGGTGAGTAGGGTTTGGGGGTGGCAGAGGCAACCTTCTAGCTGGAAAGCTCAGGAACAGAGGCCAGGAGGGCTAGCCACCTGCCCAGCAGGCAAAATGCCAAAACCTTAGCCAGGTGAGAGGAAGACCAGGCCAGCTAGACAGGCCGCAAAGCCCGAAGGTCTCTGCCATGTCTCAGTCGTGGGTAGACTTCAGGGACGCACATCGTTCCTGGCATTTGCAGTTTGGTGCGAGCACACTGTCTGCCTGATGATGTGTTTTCTatcgctgctgtaacaaattgccacaaacttagtggtttgaaacaacacacatttattatcttacagttctgtaggtcagaagtctgatgTGGGCTCACTGGTCTAAAGCCAAGGTGTCAGCAGCACCGTGTTCCTTCCTGGAGACTCTAGGGGAGATTCCGTTGCCTTGCCTTTTTGTAGCTAGAAGACTCTGCATTCCTTAGTTCATACCCCTCAGAAtattcaaagccagcaatgtgtGGCTGATTCCTTTTCCTGCCGCCCTCTCGGACTCTCCtgcccttctgcctccctcttctgttTCTAAGGATCCTTGTGATTACGTTGGGCCTACCAAGAAAATCCAGGAGAGTCTCCTCATCTTAAAGCCAACGGATGATCAGCCTTAATTCCATCTAAacccttaattcccctttgccatgtaacctaacatattcacaggttctagggattaaGAAGTGGGCATCTTTGGGGGGGAATATTATTCTATCTACCACAATGAGTCTTTTAAAATC encodes the following:
- the KLRG2 gene encoding killer cell lectin-like receptor subfamily G member 2 isoform X5: MKRAQAASEGDQAEFPMEPLGSQVAEPEQLQVPADELRLEGLESSPNLVRAVKKAAGAGQDLAGGKQQPPARPALTRLPPSSLGYGAFRRQTSADSEPPSPGPSVAERPQAGEAPGAELVSGEQLPGAWAPVELQVDVRVKSVGAAGSSRAPSPAPSTRFLTVPVPESPASCRHAFPTHPLLPRTPARPERGLDAEGRASPADGRAEPAGSPTTCGGRCRELGLEKEDALLPRAETDSDEKLPRAIEIMGLPLYMKSLRWALVVMAVFLAVSAVTIVALASRVGATCQPCPPGWMWCEEHCYYLSAEARAWEASQAFCSSHHATLPLLGHIQWNHSLKWSEGCHCSC
- the KLRG2 gene encoding killer cell lectin-like receptor subfamily G member 2 isoform X3, giving the protein MKRAQAASEGDQAEFPMEPLGSQVAEPEQLQVPADELRLEGLESSPNLVRAVKKAAGAGQDLAGGKQQPPARPALTRLPPSSLGYGAFRRQTSADSEPPSPGPSVAERPQAGEAPGAELVSGEQLPGAWAPVELQVDVRVKSVGAAGSSRAPSPAPSTRFLTVPVPESPASCRHAFPTHPLLPRTPARPERGLDAEGRASPADGRAEPAGSPTTCGGRCRELGLEKEDALLPRAETDSDEKLPRAIEIMGLPLYMKSLRWALVVMAVFLAVSAVTIVALASRVGATCQPCPPGWMWCEEHCYYLSAEARAWEASQAFCSSHHATLPLLGHIQRESQAGSSLQYRPLVLVDLAVMFSSSNTSGFDLLIFYLRFHIHNILFSWTVPAQS
- the KLRG2 gene encoding killer cell lectin-like receptor subfamily G member 2 isoform X6, producing the protein MKRAQAASEGDQAEFPMEPLGSQVAEPEQLQVPADELRLEGLESSPNLVRAVKKAAGAGQDLAGGKQQPPARPALTRLPPSSLGYGAFRRQTSADSEPPSPGPSVAERPQAGEAPGAELVSGEQLPGAWAPVELQVDVRVKSVGAAGSSRAPSPAPSTRFLTVPVPESPASCRHAFPTHPLLPRTPARPERGLDAEGRASPADGRAEPAGSPTTCGGRCRELGLEKEDALLPRAETDSDEKLPRAIEIMGLPLYMKSLRWALVVMAVFLAVSAVTIVALASRVGATCQPCPPGWMWCEEHCYYLSAEARAWEASQAFCSSHHATLPLLGHIQTPGGR
- the KLRG2 gene encoding killer cell lectin-like receptor subfamily G member 2 isoform X7; this translates as MKRAQAASEGDQAEFPMEPLGSQVAEPEQLQVPADELRLEGLESSPNLVRAVKKAAGAGQDLAGGKQQPPARPALTRLPPSSLGYGAFRRQTSADSEPPSPGPSVAERPQAGEAPGAELVSGEQLPGAWAPVELQVDVRVKSVGAAGSSRAPSPAPSTRFLTVPVPESPASCRHAFPTHPLLPRTPARPERGLDAEGRASPADGRAEPAGSPTTCGGRCRELGLEKEDALLPRAETDSDEKLPRAIEIMGLPLYMKSLRWALVVMAVFLAVSAVTIVALASRVGATCQPCPPGWMWCEEHCYYLSAEARAWEASQAFCSSHHATLPLLGHIQS
- the KLRG2 gene encoding killer cell lectin-like receptor subfamily G member 2 isoform X2 yields the protein MKRAQAASEGDQAEFPMEPLGSQVAEPEQLQVPADELRLEGLESSPNLVRAVKKAAGAGQDLAGGKQQPPARPALTRLPPSSLGYGAFRRQTSADSEPPSPGPSVAERPQAGEAPGAELVSGEQLPGAWAPVELQVDVRVKSVGAAGSSRAPSPAPSTRFLTVPVPESPASCRHAFPTHPLLPRTPARPERGLDAEGRASPADGRAEPAGSPTTCGGRCRELGLEKEDALLPRAETDSDEKLPRAIEIMGLPLYMKSLRWALVVMAVFLAVSAVTIVALASRVGATCQPCPPGWMWCEEHCYYLSAEARAWEASQAFCSSHHATLPLLGHIQDFLSRYPVTKYSWVGAQRGPQGWHWIDGAPLPPHLLPEEDEDQPDLKCGGLEEGKIVAWDCASPRSWVCAKGTK
- the KLRG2 gene encoding killer cell lectin-like receptor subfamily G member 2 isoform X1, which encodes MKRAQAASEGDQAEFPMEPLGSQVAEPEQLQVPADELRLEGLESSPNLVRAVKKAAGAGQDLAGGKQQPPARPALTRLPPSSLGYGAFRRQTSADSEPPSPGPSVAERPQAGEAPGAELVSGEQLPGAWAPVELQVDVRVKSVGAAGSSRAPSPAPSTRFLTVPVPESPASCRHAFPTHPLLPRTPARPERGLDAEGRASPADGRAEPAGSPTTCGGRCRELGLEKEDALLPRAETDSDEKLPRAIEIMGLPLYMKSLRWALVVMAVFLAVSAVTIVALASRVGATCQPCPPGWMWCEEHCYYLSAEARAWEASQAFCSSHHATLPLLGHIQDFLSRYPVTKYSWVGAQRGPQGWHWIDGAPLPPHLLSWLCAVVTQSPRQPWHRAHRPAEPVILSPAPLLTLPRLPEEDEDQPDLKCGGLEEGKIVAWDCASPRSWVCAKGTK
- the KLRG2 gene encoding killer cell lectin-like receptor subfamily G member 2 isoform X4, yielding MKRAQAASEGDQAEFPMEPLGSQVAEPEQLQVPADELRLEGLESSPNLVRAVKKAAGAGQDLAGGKQQPPARPALTRLPPSSLGYGAFRRQTSADSEPPSPGPSVAERPQAGEAPGAELVSGEQLPGAWAPVELQVDVRVKSVGAAGSSRAPSPAPSTRFLTVPVPESPASCRHAFPTHPLLPRTPARPERGLDAEGRASPADGRAEPAGSPTTCGGRCRELGLEKEDALLPRAETDSDEKLPRAIEIMGLPLYMKSLRWALVVMAVFLAVSAVTIVALASRVGATCQPCPPGWMWCEEHCYYLSAEARAWEASQAFCSSHHATLPLLGHIQGRWFLPSFSQRVPWR